The window CAAGGCCTTTAATTTTTTGGGTCTTTCTAATCAAAATTCTCTTCCTAATCTATTTGAGGTTTTACGCTCCGAAGAACTAGAAAAGGCTGTTCAAGAAAAAAAATATTTTTCTTTTGAGCGTGAACTTTTTTGGCCCACACATCGCAATTTTAAAATCTCTTACGTCCCTTTAGAAAATGACTTAGGAGCCCTTATCCTTCAAGATTTGACTCCTTTTAGGCGACTTTCTCACATTCGGCGGGACTTCATCGCCCATCTTGCCCATGAATTTCGGACCCCTTTAACTGCCATAGAGGGCTATGCAGAAACCCTTATCGAAGACGTACCTGAGGAATTTCAATATGACCTCCTGATTATCCTTAAAAATGCTAAAAGGCTTGGACGGCTTCTTAAAGAGCTACAAGTCCTTTCGCGCCTTGAACTCCAAGGGATCCCCCAAGATGATTTTGATTATGTGGATTTAAAAGAAGTGATCCAAACCGCCATTGAAACCGTGTTTATAAAAGCTGAAGAAAAAAGCATCTCTCTTAATTGGATCCCTCCGCGTAAGCCAACACTGGTATGGGGAAGCTTTGATGACCTTTTGCGAGCATTGATAAATCTACTTGATAATGCTATCAAGTTTAGCCCACCAGAGACTGTGGTATCTGTGATCCTGGAAGATAAAGGAAATGAATGGCAAATTGTAGTGCAGGACCAGGGCCCTGGTATCAGGGATTCTGAAAAAGATCGCATTTTTGAACGTTTTTATCGGGGAAAAGACGTAAAAGAAGCAGGTACCGGCCTAGGTCTTGCCATAGTGAAACACATCATTCAGGCCCACCAAGGAAAAATAAAAGTTGAAAGCGACCTGGGTCAGGGGAGCAAATTCATCATCTCCCTTCCTAAAAAGGAAAAAATCTAGTTTTTTACACGAGGCCAAAGACAAAATTCTTTAGGAGCCATTACTTTAGTTCTTCCGATCTTTTTGTTGAAAAATTTTTGAAAATGGGAAATGTTACCCGTCAAAAAGATATCTACACCGTGGAAAATAGCGGTAGATAGAAGTATTCCATCTGCTTCGGGAAGCCCCTCAAAAATATTGTCTATGTCCTGAAGAATATTAAAATCTTTTAAGACCTTTCTTAAAAGTTGATCTTTATCAGGGCATTTCGAAGAAACATTCTTTTCAAGTTCAAATAAAACTAAATGGGAAAGATACCCTTCGACTTTGCCAGAAAGAGCTAACTTAACTGCTAAAGAAGGATATGAACCTTTCAAGTTGGAATAAATGGCAGCAAATAAAACGTTAGTATCAAAAAAAACCTTTATCAAAGCTTCCAGCTCCTCAAAATTTCTTCTTCCTCTTCTGGCTCAAGCTCATTTTCTTGCAAGAATTTTTTAATCAAATCGAGATCAATATCTCGCGCCAGCTTTTTTAGTTTTTCTAAGGGCACTATCACGGCGGGTTTTATTACCAGTTCTCCGTCTCTTTCCTCAAGAAGAAGTATTTGTTTTGGCTTAATTCCATATTTTTTCCTGATTTCTTTGGGAATCGTAATCTGGCCTCTTTCACCTACAATCAAAGGCTCCATTCTCCTCTCCTTCTGGCATATTTTCTGAAAGTATACTTTATTTTATCGCAACCACTAGATGGCTACAAGAAAAGTGGCAGTTGAATTTCAATCGTTTGCTGGAAGCCAAAAGACTACTTAATTAGCTGGGAATGATGACTTGTCAGATAACTAGAAAATGAAAAAGGGGCGGTTACCCGCCCCTTTTAGGCCCGTCTCAAGCTAAGCCGCAAGCTCAGCAGAGGTCTTCTGCTTACGCTGCTCTTCTTTCATGTCGTAATACACCCGCCCGGTTCCCGCTGGGATGAGACGGCCAATAATGATGTTTTCCTTAAGACCTCGCAGGTAATCCACCTTGCCTGCTAAAGAGGCCTCAGTGAGCACTTTGGTGGTCTCCTGGAAGGAAGCCGCCGCCAGAAAGCTCTCTACCGCAAGAGAGGCCTTGGTAATACCCAGGATAAGAGGCTCAGCCACCGCTGGACGCCCACCAAGGGCAAGGACCCTTTCGTTTTCTTCTTCAAAACGAACTTTGTCAACCAGCTCGCCTATCATGAAGTTGGTATCACCAACCTCACGAATTTTGACCTTCTTGAGCATCTGACGCACGATAACTTCAAAGTGTTTGTCGTTAATACGGACACCCTGAAGACGATAAACCTCCTGGATTTCTTCCACCAAAAAGCGCGCAAGGCCTTTAACACCTTTAACCCTTAAGATGTCATGCGGGTTAGGAGAACCTTCAATTAGTGGTTCACCTGCACGGACAAAGTCACCCTCATGCACCGCAATATGCTTACCCTTGGGAATCAGGTATTCCTTGGGATCACCAACTTCTGGCTTAACAATAAGTTTTCTTTTACCCTTGATTTCTTTATCAAAATGAACCACGCCATCGATTTCACTAATAATGGCAAATTCTTTAGGTTTACGTGCCTCAAAAAGCTCAGCCACCCTTGGCAAACCACCGGTGATGTCTTTGGTCTTGGTGGTTTCACGAGGGATCTTAGCAATAATGTCACCTGCTTTTACTTCGTCCCCTTCGTTAACAGTAAGGATAGCTCCCACAGGCAAGAGATAACGGGCATAGCCCTTACCAGGGATTTTGATTGTACGGCCTCGTTCGTCTTTGATAGAAACACGTGGGCGATAGTCTGTGTGTTTGTATTCACGGACAATAATGCTGACTTTACCGGTAATGGGGTCGGTTTTTTCGTCAACAGTCACCCCTTCGATGATGTCACCGAATTTCACCCGACCAGAAACTTCGGTAATAATCGGAATGGTAAAAGGATCCCATTCAACAAGAAGGTCTCCTGGTTTTACTTTTTGGCCTTCTTCTACCAAAATACGCGCACCGTAAACTACAGGATATCTTTCCTTCTCGCGGCCATCAGAGGTAATGATGGCAATCTCTCCCTGGCGATTCATTGCCACCAGATAACCTTCATCAGTGCGCACCGTGCGCAAGTTAATGAACTTGACCACACCCTGGCTCTGGGCCCGGTGCTCAGACTGCTCCGCGGCACGGCTTGCCGTACCACCAATGTGGAAGGTACGCATGGTAAGCTGAGTTCCTGGTTCACCGATAGACTGTGCCGCAATCACGCCTACGGCTTCACCTATTTCCACCAGGCGTCCAGTAGCAAGGTCACGCCCGTAACACTTAGCACAAACACCATGTTTGCTCTGACAGGTTAGCACCGAACGAATGGTTACCTTCTCGATACCGGCATCACGCAAACGGGCAACGGCTTTTTCGTCTATTTCCTCGTTAGCACGCACAAGGACCTCGCCGGTAACAGGATCGACTACATCCTCAAGAGCAACACGACCGAGGACACGGTCCCAAACAGGTTCCATGATTTCACCACCTTCGATAAGGTGGCCTACTTCAATCCCGTCGATGGTCTGGCAATCTTCTTCGGTAATGGTGCAATCCTGGGCCACATCCACCAAGCGACGGGTAAGATACCCTGCGTTAGCGGTTTTAAGCGCTGTATCGGCCAGCCCCTTACGGGCACCGTGAGTGGAAATAAAGTACTCAAGGACTGAAAGCCCTTCACGGAAATTAGACTTAATGGGTGTTTCGATAATCTCTCCCGTGGGTTTGGCCATCAAACCGCGCATACCCGCAAGCTGGCGGATCTGGTCTTTAGAACCACGGGCACCAGAATACGCCATGATATAAACGGGGTTGCCACTGGGACCAACAACCTTCTTGCCGTCAGGGCCAACGTATTCTTTGGTTTCCATTTCTTTGATCATTTCTTCGGTGACTTTTTCGGTCACCGTGGCCCACACGTCAACGACTTTATTGTAACGTTCACCGTCAGTTATAAGACCTTCGTGATACTGCTCCCAGATTTCCTTGACCTTACGCTCTGCTTCTTCTAAGAGTTCCTTTTTGCGTGAAGGAATATGGAGGTTATCCACACAAATTGAAAGAGCTGCCTTGGTAGCAAAGTAGTAACCCATGTCCTTCATGCGGTCTGCAAAAATGACCGTCTTTTTCGCTCCCGCCCTACGATAAGAAAGGTCTATGAGCTTCTGTAAAGCCTTTTTCGCAAGAGGCTTGTTGTATTCTTCAAATTTGATTTCTTCAGGGACAATGGTAGAGAAAAGCACCCTACCAACGGTTGTATCAACCAGCTTGCCATTCATGCGCACTTTTACTTTGGCCTGAAGATCAACTTCCCCTTCCTCATAGGCCAAAATAGCCTCTTCGCGATTGGCAAAAATGCGCCCTTCTCCCTTGGCAAAGGGACGCTCCTGGGTGATGTAAAAAATCCCAAGGACCATGTCCTGGGTGGGATAAACAACCGGGATACCGTTTGCTGGGAGAAGAATGTTGTTGGTGGAAAGCATCAGCACCCGGCTTTCAGTCTGCGCTTCCACAGAAAGCGGCAGATGCACGGCCATCTGGTCACCGTCGAAGTCTGCGTTATAAGCCACGCACACAAGGGGATGTAGCTGGATAGCTTTGGAGTCGATGAGCACCGGCTCAAAGGCCTGGATACCCAAACGATGAAGAGTAGGCGCACGGTTTAGCATCACCGGGTGTTCTTTGACAATTTCGTCAAGGGCATCCCACACCAATGGATCTTCTTTTTCCACCATCTTCTTAGCACTTTTGATGGTGGTTACGTGACCGTTTTTCTCAAGCCAGTGGTAAATAAAGGGCTTAAAAAGCTCAAGGGCCATCTTTTTAGGAAGTCCACACTGATGCATACGAAGCTCAGGGCCAACCACGATAACGGAACGCCCCGAGTAATCCACACGCTTCCCAAGAAGATTCTGACGAAAGCGCCCCTGTTTACCCTTGAGCATGTCAGAAAGGCTCTTTAAAGGACGACGGTTCGGACCAGTGACTGGACGCCCCCTGCGGCCGTTATCAAACAGGGTGTCAACCGCCTCCTGAAGCATGCGCATTTCGTTACGGACAATGATGTCCGGGGCATCAAGATCCATTAAGCGCTTAAGGCGGTTGTTACGGTTGATAACACGGCGATAAAGGTCGTTTAAATCAGAGGTGGCAAAGCGCCCACCTTCAAGAGGAACAAGCGGCCTGAGGTCAGGTGGTATCACGGGAATAACTTCAAGAATCATCCACTCTGGGCGGTTGCCAGATTCCTTGAGGGCTTCAACAATGCGCAAGCGCTTGCCAAGCTTTTTACGCTTGGCCTCACTGCGAGTCTTGGCCATTTCTTCACGAAGCTCTTGGGAAAGCTTATCTAAATCCAGGTTTTGGAGGATAGTTTTGATGGCTTCAGCACCAATGCCAATCTGAAAACGCGGCCCATGAACTTGAAGGAGATTCTGATATTCTTCTTCTGAAAGGACTTTCCCTACAGGGACTTCGGGAATGTCGCTTTCAGTTACTACAAAACTTTCAAAGTAAAGCACCCTTTCAAGCTCTTTAAGGGTCATATCGAGAAGAGCGCCAATTTTGCTGGGAATGCTTCGCAGGTACCAAATATGTGCTACAGGTGCAGCAAGGCTAATATGGCCCATTCTTTCACGGCGAACTTTGCTCTGAATTACTTCCACACCGCACTTTTCACAGATAACCCCGCGGTGTTTCATGCGCTTGTACTTTCCGCATAAACACTCGTAGTCTTTTACCGGGCCAAAGATCTTGGCACAAAATAGTCCGTCGCGCTCGGGTTTTAAGGTACGATAATTGATGGTCTCCGGTTTTTTGACCTCTCCGTGACTCCACTCAAGGATTTTTTCCGGAGAGGCCAAGCCAAGCCGCACCGCCTTGATATTCATCGGATCCTTGGGCTTGGTAAAATAGGAAAGAAGATCTTCCATATTTCTCACCCCTTAAAAGTTTATTCTTCTTCGATCATTTCTACGTCAAGGCAAAGCCCCTGAAGCTCCTTAACAAGGACTTTGAAGCTTTCAGGCAGCCCGGCCTCAAGGAAGTTGTTCCCTTTTACAATGCGCTCATACATCCTGGTTCGCCCGGTTACGTCGTCACTTTTAACCGTGAGGAACTCCTGTAGGGCGTAAGCCGCACCATAGGCCTCCATGGCCCAAACTTCCATCTCACCAAGACGCTGACCGCCAAATTGCGCCTTACCACCAAGTGGTTGCTGGGTGATCAAGGAGTAAGGACCAGTGGAACGGGCATGGATTTTGTCATCAACCAGGTGATGCAGTTTTAGCATATACATGTACCCAACAGTTACAGGCTCACGGAAGGGTTCACCGGATTTGCCATCATAAAGCACACTTTGCCCTGTCTCAGAGAGCCCGGCAAGGGAAAGCAGCTTTTTGATCTGGTACTCCTTAGCACCATCAAAAACAGGTGTTGCCACTGGCAAGCCGTCTTCAAAGGTGGCTGCAAAGGCAAGGATCTCCTCATCAGTTTTGTCTCGCAAGAATTCTTCCAGTTCTTCAGGGCTGAAGATTTCTGAAAGAAGTTGTTTAACAGCTTCTACCTGATAGGCCTTCGCAAGTTCCGCCACTTTGCGGCCAATTTCATGAGAAGCCCAACCCAAGTGGGTTTCAAGAATCTGCCCGATATTCATACGTGAAGGCACTCCAAGAGGAGAAAGCACCATATCCACCGGGGTTCCGTCTGGCAAATAAGGCATGTCTTCAATAGGAACAACCTTTGAAACTACGCCTTTGTTTCCGTGGCGTCCAGCCATTTTGTCTCCAGGCTGAAGCTTACGCTTCATGGCCACGAAGACTTTAACTACTTTGAGGACACCAGGAGGTAACTCGTCGCCTTTTTTGAGACGATTTATGCGGTCTTCGAATTGTTTGCGGATCTCAGCCTCTTTGGCCTCATAATCCCGCAAAATATCTTCCACCACGGGATCTTTCTTTTTGCCCCCCGCAAGCTCCCTTATACGAGCAAGGGGGATTCTTTCAAGGACTTCTTTGGTAATGGGCTGGCCTTTTTCAATGACTACTTCGCCCCGTATTTCTATGGTGCTGGCCGCAGTTTTGCCCGTTAGGTGTCGTTCAAGACGTTTAAGGGTGCTGCGGCGAAGGACCTCAAGGAAATCTTGCTGGTCTTTCATGAGTTTGGCAATCTCGCGGTCTTCGATTTCCTTGGCACGGGCGTCTTTTTCAATTCCCTTGCGCGTGAAGACCTTGGCATCAATAACTATCCCTTCAATACCTGGGGGGACGCGTAAAGACGTGTCTTTAACGTCACTTGCTTTCTCCCCGAAAATAGCACGCAAAAGCTTTTCCTCAGGAGAAAGCTGGGTCTCGCCTTTAGGGGTCACTTTGCCAACCAGAATGTCTCCTGGCTTCACATAGGCGCCAATCTTTACGATACCGCTGGCATCAAGGCGCTCAAGGGCTTCTTCACTTACATTGGGAATGTCTCTGGTTATCTCTTCACGCCCAAGCTTGGTCTCACGAGCTACACATTCAAACTCTTCAATGTGAATAGAGGTGAAAACATCATCACGAACCAAG of the Thermodesulfatator atlanticus DSM 21156 genome contains:
- a CDS encoding sensor histidine kinase, whose amino-acid sequence is MALLASWAYFFWKFRRKNAKEPVLPPPPEKKPAEKLPENLFNALEEGVVIFREDGEILFLNTKAFNFLGLSNQNSLPNLFEVLRSEELEKAVQEKKYFSFERELFWPTHRNFKISYVPLENDLGALILQDLTPFRRLSHIRRDFIAHLAHEFRTPLTAIEGYAETLIEDVPEEFQYDLLIILKNAKRLGRLLKELQVLSRLELQGIPQDDFDYVDLKEVIQTAIETVFIKAEEKSISLNWIPPRKPTLVWGSFDDLLRALINLLDNAIKFSPPETVVSVILEDKGNEWQIVVQDQGPGIRDSEKDRIFERFYRGKDVKEAGTGLGLAIVKHIIQAHQGKIKVESDLGQGSKFIISLPKKEKI
- a CDS encoding type II toxin-antitoxin system VapC family toxin, translated to MIKVFFDTNVLFAAIYSNLKGSYPSLAVKLALSGKVEGYLSHLVLFELEKNVSSKCPDKDQLLRKVLKDFNILQDIDNIFEGLPEADGILLSTAIFHGVDIFLTGNISHFQKFFNKKIGRTKVMAPKEFCLWPRVKN
- a CDS encoding AbrB/MazE/SpoVT family DNA-binding domain-containing protein, whose amino-acid sequence is MEPLIVGERGQITIPKEIRKKYGIKPKQILLLEERDGELVIKPAVIVPLEKLKKLARDIDLDLIKKFLQENELEPEEEEEILRSWKL
- the rpoC gene encoding DNA-directed RNA polymerase subunit beta', which gives rise to MEDLLSYFTKPKDPMNIKAVRLGLASPEKILEWSHGEVKKPETINYRTLKPERDGLFCAKIFGPVKDYECLCGKYKRMKHRGVICEKCGVEVIQSKVRRERMGHISLAAPVAHIWYLRSIPSKIGALLDMTLKELERVLYFESFVVTESDIPEVPVGKVLSEEEYQNLLQVHGPRFQIGIGAEAIKTILQNLDLDKLSQELREEMAKTRSEAKRKKLGKRLRIVEALKESGNRPEWMILEVIPVIPPDLRPLVPLEGGRFATSDLNDLYRRVINRNNRLKRLMDLDAPDIIVRNEMRMLQEAVDTLFDNGRRGRPVTGPNRRPLKSLSDMLKGKQGRFRQNLLGKRVDYSGRSVIVVGPELRMHQCGLPKKMALELFKPFIYHWLEKNGHVTTIKSAKKMVEKEDPLVWDALDEIVKEHPVMLNRAPTLHRLGIQAFEPVLIDSKAIQLHPLVCVAYNADFDGDQMAVHLPLSVEAQTESRVLMLSTNNILLPANGIPVVYPTQDMVLGIFYITQERPFAKGEGRIFANREEAILAYEEGEVDLQAKVKVRMNGKLVDTTVGRVLFSTIVPEEIKFEEYNKPLAKKALQKLIDLSYRRAGAKKTVIFADRMKDMGYYFATKAALSICVDNLHIPSRKKELLEEAERKVKEIWEQYHEGLITDGERYNKVVDVWATVTEKVTEEMIKEMETKEYVGPDGKKVVGPSGNPVYIMAYSGARGSKDQIRQLAGMRGLMAKPTGEIIETPIKSNFREGLSVLEYFISTHGARKGLADTALKTANAGYLTRRLVDVAQDCTITEEDCQTIDGIEVGHLIEGGEIMEPVWDRVLGRVALEDVVDPVTGEVLVRANEEIDEKAVARLRDAGIEKVTIRSVLTCQSKHGVCAKCYGRDLATGRLVEIGEAVGVIAAQSIGEPGTQLTMRTFHIGGTASRAAEQSEHRAQSQGVVKFINLRTVRTDEGYLVAMNRQGEIAIITSDGREKERYPVVYGARILVEEGQKVKPGDLLVEWDPFTIPIITEVSGRVKFGDIIEGVTVDEKTDPITGKVSIIVREYKHTDYRPRVSIKDERGRTIKIPGKGYARYLLPVGAILTVNEGDEVKAGDIIAKIPRETTKTKDITGGLPRVAELFEARKPKEFAIISEIDGVVHFDKEIKGKRKLIVKPEVGDPKEYLIPKGKHIAVHEGDFVRAGEPLIEGSPNPHDILRVKGVKGLARFLVEEIQEVYRLQGVRINDKHFEVIVRQMLKKVKIREVGDTNFMIGELVDKVRFEEENERVLALGGRPAVAEPLILGITKASLAVESFLAAASFQETTKVLTEASLAGKVDYLRGLKENIIIGRLIPAGTGRVYYDMKEEQRKQKTSAELAA